Part of the Clostridium sporogenes genome, ATAGAAGAGATTAAAAATAATGATAAGGTATGTAAATATTTAGATCTACCTATACAGCAGATAAGTAATTCTGTTTTAAAAAGAATGGGAAGGAAAACTACAAAGGAAACTATTATAAACATAATAAAAAAATTAAGAAAAGAAATAGAAGGTATTACCTTGAGAACTTCACTAATAGTAGGATTCCCTGGGGAAACAGAAGAAGAGTTTAGTGAACTTAAAGAATTTGTTTCAGATATAAAATTAGATAAACTAGGTGTCTTTAAATATTCAAAGGAAGAAGGAACGTCAGCGGCTCTTATGGAGGATCAAATAGAGGAAGAAGTAAAAGAAAAAAGAGAAGAAGAAATAATGATACTTCAGCAAAAGATATCTAAAGACATAAATAAAGAAAAAATAGGTAAAATATATGAAGTTATAGTAGAAGGCACCAAAGAAAATATGTATAGTGGAAGAAATTATGAGATGTCACCAGAAATAGATGGAGAAATTTACTTTGAAAAAGATGAAAACGTAAAAATTGGTGATATAATAAAGGTGAAAGTAACTCATAGTTTAGAATATGATTTAATAGGAGTTGTTTATAATGAACTTAGCAAATAAACTAACTATATTAAGAATTTTTTTAGTTCCAATATTTCTTATATTTATATCAGTAAAAAATATACCCTATGGTACAGTAATAGCTACCGCAGTTTTTGTAATAGCTTCAGCTACAGATAAATTGGATGGGTACATAGCTAGAAGTAGAAATCAAGTTACTAGATTTGGTAAAATAATGGATCCATTAGCAGATAAAATGTTAGTAACAGCAGCATTAATATCTTTAGTAGATTTTCAAATAGTTCCTGGATGGGCTTGTATAATAATTATAGCCAGAGAATTTGCTGTAACAGGACTTAGAAGTGTGGCTTCTG contains:
- the pgsA gene encoding CDP-diacylglycerol--glycerol-3-phosphate 3-phosphatidyltransferase; translation: MNLANKLTILRIFLVPIFLIFISVKNIPYGTVIATAVFVIASATDKLDGYIARSRNQVTRFGKIMDPLADKMLVTAALISLVDFQIVPGWACIIIIAREFAVTGLRSVASAEGVVIAASKWGKAKTVIQIVAIIFALINLNYKEGIYILGDWAVNYINIISNITNITMALAIIITIVSGVDYFIKNKDVMSHDK